The following is a genomic window from Neomonachus schauinslandi chromosome 15, ASM220157v2, whole genome shotgun sequence.
tccccgctgagcaggatgcagggctcgatcccaggaccctgggatcatgacctaagcttaaggccaatgcttaaccgactgagtcacccaggcgtccccccacccccgaaaaactttaaaaatgctaGTTTTCggtgcgcctggctggctcagtaggcagggcatgtgactcttgatcttggggtcatgagttccagccccatgttgagtgtagaaattatttttaaaaatgccagtttTCGTTTATGCCTTTAAGTGGTTCATTGTTTTGCAGGGAATATCGCATGCAAGGCCTCACAGTGCAGACATTTCACTGTGTTATGCCAATCGCTCTGCGGCCCTCTTCTACCTGGATGAGTATGAAGTGAGTATCGGGGTGCCTGGTGTGATTGGAGAGGATCTGTAGGGGGTTCACTGGAAGACTAGACCTTCAGCTCTGCTCCTACCTTAGAGCACTAAAACTGGGCCCTGCTGCAACTGGTTGAGTTGGAAGAAAATTGGTATCCTCCCAAATATGTTCTTTCTCctgatgcatttttttctttctcctgattcATTTTACCTATCACGTGATCACATGGGGTAGTACTGGTTGATAGGAGTCATGGCACATGGCACGGGGCCATGGATGATATCCAGTGGGTCAGCAGTTCTCAGTGTTGAGATCAGCTGTGAGATATGTTGCTAATAATACTTCAGGTTCCAAGCGTTTGCAAactatttacttgtttgtttgtttcttaataaGTGGAGCATGTTCAGGATTATCCCTGCAATAATATGGCTCACCCTCAACATGCATTTTGAGTGGGCAAGTAAGTTTCACTGAAATGCCTGTGTATGCCTGTGAAGGAGTGGGCTTGATCTGAGTGGCTTTCTTCTCATCTTCCGACTGAGGACTAAAGCCAAGCTCTCAAATGTCATTTTGGTACATCCGTTTTGGAATtccacagaaatttttaaaatatgccctaGAGTTAAGAACTAGTTGAATAATCACAAGTTCACACTTACTGCCCTTTGAACTGAAAGACAAGCaaggcgggcacctgggtggctcagtcagttgagtgtccgactcttgattttggctcaggtcatgatctcaggatcctgagatcaagccccacatcaggctctgtactggggcgtggagcctgcttaagattctctctctctctctcccccccgccTTTACCCTCCCCCCCCGACTCtcgccctctctctttctctctaaaaataaaataaaataaaagaggcgAGCAAGAATTTAACTCTAGGCCCTAAGCAAAAAGTCCTAGACAATTGAGGACAACAGTTGGAAGAGCTTGTAAAATATTTAACCCTTTATAACCTCCCTATATTGGTTACTTCTATTTCCCTTCTTATAGCAGCGATTATCATACATTGAACACATGCACTCTTTTCAGCACTTTAGGTATATTACCTTATTTCATCCTtaaaacaaccctgtgaggtgtCCGTGTTTTTCAGATGAGAACGCTAAGACACTGAGAAATGAAGTTGCTTGCACAAGGTCATCCAGCTAGTAAGAAGCAATCAGTAGTGGAATGCAGATCTGTCTGGCTTCTAAGCCTACCCCTTTAATCACTACAGTTCTTCTATCTGTAAGactttttttcctcaaaacaaatatttaataagacaATTAAATACAATATCCTTGGCAAGTATTACTTAATCACTCAAAAGATCACACAGTAGAGtatgatttaaagaaataagcatGTGGTTGTAGTTGCTCcatttttaatcatctttaaCTTTCCTGTagatttttgttaagattttcaGTAGACATTGAAGAGTCAGGACCAAGGGTCATGTGGggatttcctttctgttttcagatGTGTCTTAAAGACATCACGAGAGCACAGATGCATGGGTATCCGGAAAGTTTGCAACCCAAGGTGACGTTGCGTAAGGTCGAATGTCTGGTGACCCTAGGGAGACTACAGGAGGCAGGCCAGACCATCAGGGATCTTGAAAGTAACTTTGCTGCCAAACCAAGCCTAGCAGCTGCCCAGTTTCAAATTCTGCAAAGAAACCTCTGTCGTCTGAAAATGAAGGTACAAGAAAGGGAGAATCTCACAGCATCCTTCCCAGCAACTCTAACGAAAGCCTTTGAGGATATGGACCTAAGGGAAGAGAATGAACAGATTCCCGGTGCATCATCATCTGTCAGCCTATGCATGGACCCTTTAAAAGGCCGCTATCTGATTGCCACAAAAGATATTCTCCCGGGAGAGCTCTTGGTGAAGGAGGATGCTTTTGTGAGTGTCCTTAACCCGGGAGAAAGGCCACCACTACATCATGGCTTAGAGAGCAAGTGGGATACCAGAGTTACTAATGGGGACCTCTACTGTCACCGATGTTTGAGGCACACTTTGGCCACTGTTCCCTGTGATGGATGCAGCTACGCCAAGTACTGCAGCCATGAGTGTATGCAGCAGGCCTGGGATCTCTACCATAATAGAGAGTGTCCTCTAGGgggcctgctgctcaccctgggTATCTTTTGCCACATCGCCCTGAGGTCGACTCTTCTAGCTAGATTTGAGGATGCCAGCGAAGTCATAAGAAAGCTCTGTGTTGAGATGAGTAACAAGGACATGTGTTCACCTGAAAGTGAGAATCTGGTACAAACACCCAGTTCTGACCCGGGAGGGGAGAGTGAGATAAATGGCAAAACAGTTAAGACCCCAGTTCCAGGGTGTGATCTTAATGGCAAATACGAAAATAACTATAATGCTGTCTTCCACCTCATGCCCCATACTGAAAACCATAGCCCAGAGTACAAATTCCTCTGTGCTGTCAGTGTGTCTGCGCTCTGCAGGCAGCTCGAGGCCGCTGATTCCTCGAAGCCGGCCACAGTGCCTCCTGCCTGGCGTTCAGAGTTGCGTGCCTGGGGAGTGGCCATGTTGAAGCACATGCTCCAGCTGCAGTGCAACGCTCAGGCGGTGACGAGCATTCAGCGACCAGGTGAGAGGGAAGCTTTGTTAGCCTTAAGGTACCTGGGGAGGAAGAGCTGCAAATGGGAACAGTAGTGGTGCTCTAATGGGAAAGCAGAGCTCGCTATCTTGGGTCTCCATGATTACGCTACGCTATTGAGAAGCTGTGTGACCTGAACAAAGTCTTTGATCgcactctgcctcagttttctcatctcagcAGTGTTTGATCCCACCTCACTTGACTGAGTCATGATGGGTTTGTTTGTAAAtatacttcaaaatttaaaaccctGTTACAGAGGGATTTTTATTATGTAGGAGAACTGAAATAATAAGACTACAGAAAGAAGAGGGGTCTgcaggggagcctg
Proteins encoded in this region:
- the SMYD4 gene encoding SET and MYND domain-containing protein 4; this encodes MDLPVDEWKSYIFQKWSLLPKSIQDTISTADTLRDIFLHSSSLLQPEDEMFLRSLSRGYLVGKEPNAPPFYREEGNKKFQKKDYMGATVLYSKGISHARPHSADISLCYANRSAALFYLDEYEMCLKDITRAQMHGYPESLQPKVTLRKVECLVTLGRLQEAGQTIRDLESNFAAKPSLAAAQFQILQRNLCRLKMKVQERENLTASFPATLTKAFEDMDLREENEQIPGASSSVSLCMDPLKGRYLIATKDILPGELLVKEDAFVSVLNPGERPPLHHGLESKWDTRVTNGDLYCHRCLRHTLATVPCDGCSYAKYCSHECMQQAWDLYHNRECPLGGLLLTLGIFCHIALRSTLLARFEDASEVIRKLCVEMSNKDMCSPESENLVQTPSSDPGGESEINGKTVKTPVPGCDLNGKYENNYNAVFHLMPHTENHSPEYKFLCAVSVSALCRQLEAADSSKPATVPPAWRSELRAWGVAMLKHMLQLQCNAQAVTSIQRPGSKENSVTNSRQVRLATGIFPVVSLLNHSCSPNTSVSFISTVATIRASEKIGKGQEILHCYGPHRSRMAVAERRQKLRSQYFFDCGCPACQKEKHRAAVGPRWEAFCCDRCRAPLQGGDVLSCGSTSCTESVSRDHLISRLQDLQQQVGQARKLLTSGQLERAIQLLLGCRHDAESFLSAEHSMVGEMEDALAQAYAALGDWQKSATHLQKSLQVVEVQHGPSSVEMGHELFKLAQLFFNGFAIPEALNTIQRAEKVLMVHYGPCNDEIQELQKMKSCLLDSPPISLGPSV